A stretch of Pseudolysobacter antarcticus DNA encodes these proteins:
- a CDS encoding nuclear transport factor 2 family protein, giving the protein MSTSHTDLIESFYQALQRRDGAAMTRCYHADAHFRDPVFDLRGAEVGAMWRMLTTRGKDLEVSYDSVRGDGDAGSANWQARYTFSGSGRKVLNIISARFQFRDGLIIEHNDSFDLWRWSRMALGISGLLLGWSPMLQNTIRKRGAAGLAQFIASEKSTGQ; this is encoded by the coding sequence ATGAGCACGAGCCATACCGATCTGATCGAGAGTTTTTATCAGGCGCTGCAGCGCCGCGATGGTGCAGCGATGACGCGTTGTTACCATGCCGATGCGCATTTTCGCGACCCGGTTTTCGATCTGCGCGGCGCCGAGGTCGGCGCGATGTGGCGCATGCTGACGACGCGCGGCAAGGATCTCGAAGTGAGCTACGATAGCGTGCGTGGCGATGGCGATGCGGGCAGCGCCAACTGGCAGGCGCGTTACACGTTTTCCGGCAGCGGGCGCAAGGTGCTGAATATCATTTCCGCGCGCTTCCAGTTTCGCGACGGCCTAATCATCGAGCACAACGACAGCTTCGACCTTTGGCGCTGGAGTCGCATGGCGCTCGGTATTTCCGGCCTGCTGCTCGGCTGGTCGCCGATGTTGCAGAACACGATACGCAAACGCGGCGCGGCCGGTCTTGCGCAATTCATCGCCTCGGAAAAATCGACGGGCCAATAA